The stretch of DNA GAGACCaaccttggaggtggaagaggggCCCAGCAACTTTCGCATCTGCTTGTGTAGCTCGGGAAGGTCCTGTGTTCGAGCGACGAAGTAGTCAATGAGAGCAGCAATAACTCccttcttgttgtcctTGTGTTTGGACATGTTGATGACTGTGAGGATGGCGAAGGGATCGGACTCCTTTCCGTCGGTCTTAATTGTGGTTCCGCAAGACTCCTGCTCAAGGATCATATCGGAGAGCTCAGAGAGGTTGAACGAGGTTGAGTCAGAATCCAACAATTGTCGCAGCAGATTTCCAATGGCGTGGTAgtcaatgtccttgttgaaATCAAAGTACTCAAAGTCCACATCGATGGTATCAGGgacctcctcgtcgtcctccatggTCGGATCGTCAGGAGAGTCGGGAGCGTAGGAGTCCTCTTCGAGGTAGGACTCGTCGTATTCGTCTTCCGACGAGGTCTCGGCGGGGTGTTTCTGGTCTTCGGCAGCTCTCTTGGGCATTATTGTGTGTCGTGTGTGTAAAAGCTCGTCACACGGGCAAAAAATATTTTAGATAAAGTACACCCGAAGCTTCTTCGAAAGTCTTAATTTTTATATGCATGAACATTAACCTGACATCACAGCGACTATGGCACTCCTCAATGCGGCCCCCCAGGCTGACGAATCGCCCGAAGAGGCCCAGCTGGTGCACAAGCCCGCGCAAAGAAGCACTCTAGCCGACAACACACCGACCGGCCATGCACAGAAGGAGGCGTTTGACGCATCCACGTTCCGACAGCAACACCAAGATTTCAAAAGCACGGGAGTGGCGTTAGATCCATCCATCGCCACCCAGGGCCAGCTTGTACACAACCAGCATGTCGGTGGAGACAATACACAGAACAACCGGCCGTTAAAACGCCACAAAAAGGGAGAGGTGGGTGTCTTGGAAGGCAAGAAGGCATACAAGGGACCATGGGCAGCATATGACGACGAAGAAAGCACTagtgaggaggaagaggaggacgacagCGTGAATGACGTTGAGGACAACACCAATGTTGTCATTGCAGATGCCGAGACTGAGCCTGAAACCGTCAAGGAGAGCTCTATTCTACATGTCAAGGGCAAAGACTACCTGGGACGATCTTTCATGCACATTCCCCAAGATTTGGGTATCAAGCTGACACGTGATCCTGGGGAGAGCGAGTGGCATGTTCCTACCCGAAAGGCCCATACGTATACTGGTCACACTGGTGGTGTGAACGCACTACGTTTGTTCCCCAAGGCTGGTCATCTGCTGTTGTCTTGTGGTAACGACTCTAAAATCAAGCTATGGGACGTTTACCACAAGCGCGAGCTCATCCGCACATACTCTGGACACTCGCGTGCTGTTAAAGACATATCTTTTAACAATGATGGTACGAGGTTCCTGTCTGCATCATACGACAAGAGTGTCAAGTTATGGGATACAGAATCAGGGGAGTGTCTGGCTCAGTTCTCCACGGGCAAGATCCCCAACGCGGTCAAGttcaaccccaacaacaacaatgagTTTCTTGCTGCCATGGCTGACCGTAAGATCATCCATTGGGACATCACAACGAAGGAGACTATCCAGACGTATGACCATCATCTGGGACCTGTGAACACAATCACATTTGTGGACGAGAACCGGAGATTCATGACCACATCAGACGACAAGACGGTGCGAGTCTGGGATCTCCAAATTAACGTCCCCATCAAATATATTGCTGACCCTGCTCAGCACTCTATGCCTTCTGTACAGATTCATCCCTCTGGCAACCACGTGGCTGCTCAGAGTATGGACAACCAGATTGTGGTGTTTGCTGCCAAGGACCGGTTCAGACAGAACCGAAAGAAGACCTTCACAGGTGCATCTTCAGCAGGATATGCCATTGAGGTCAATTTCTCGGCGGACGGCAAATACCTCATGTCTGGAGACACAGGTGGAAATGCCTATTTCTGGGACTGGAAGACTTGTAAGCTCAAGAGTAGCTTCAAGGCCCACGATAGTGCCCTTCGGTGCATTGCTGCCCACCCCCAGGAGAGCAGCAAACTGGTTACTGCAGGTAGAGGCAGTGAGATCAAGCTATGGGAGTAGGAGAAATGTATTTGTACACTAATCGATATACTACAGtttctacttgtaggtaaTGACTGGGGTGGAAAGCTCTATACTGTGCACTGTATCTGTAGTTTAGAAGTGCTGTAGCCTGTTAAAACAGGGTGCAGTACGTAGAACAAATATTTTTGCAGCTACTGCacagtatgagtacaaTTGCCTGTTGCGCCGTAATCACGAAACATACGAAACACTATTACTGGACATGGAGTCTCAGGTTTTGTGCCCATGTTGTAGTAAGAGGCACGTGTCTCATGAGGCATTAATCGCATGCAAGTGACAAATAGATGACTGAATAGGCAATCGTAAAGCTATATATCTCCTCATGAACATCGAATCGTGCACAAGTAcacggtacagtatgtacagtatgtggTATATTGTACACCTTGGCACCTTAGTACAAGCTAGTTTAGACCAAAATCGGACTGAGAGGCCTGTTGGGGAACATTTGTAGTTTATAGCGGGGGTAAGACAAAGAACTCTTGTTTTTCCGATCTTGAGAACCTGGTAAATGCATTGCCCCTCATTTGAAGGAGATCATTTTTGTCCAGTGAAATTAGCACGTCTTTCGTGGTGGCAATAATGCCGATTTATCCATCATGCCTATATCGCACTCCGATAACACCAGCCAAGAATTCTACTCACGCATTTCACGTGTGCTAACCGTATTTCATTGGGGTGCAGCAAGCATGCGGCCAACCTTCAACTCCAAAAATCTCAGCTTCCTCGCCGACAAGCCCATGAACCCGACACAAAACGCGCCTGAATGGCTCTTGTATCGCGACAGCGACTTCGTCAAGATTGGCGGGGTCCAGCGGTATAAGATCACCTACACGCCAAGCGAATCGCCCATGAACTCGCCCATCAAACACCCCGAAGACATGACACCCGAGTCCCCTCTGGGTCACCCATCGTCTTTGTGGCTCAAAATCAGAAACACAGAGTCTATGCCGATGCGAGCAGCATATCTCACGGGTCCGTTTCTCCTCTACGTTCACGTGGTTCCCGAAGCATACAACCAGAACGAGCAGTGCTACGTTTCGGCAGACCAGCCCTCTTTCGAACCGCAACTCAAGGCGGGCCAAAACTACTACGTGGAATTGCATATGAACAAGCTACAGGAGTCCTACACGTGGACCGTGGATATTGTATCTCAGATAATCTTTTCTGCTTCGGCAGAGATCAACTATGAGATTCTGGTGGGTGAGACGCGTGAACACCTACACCGGTACTCCGGAAACGCCATGGGAATGCTCTCGGACTACATTACGGTGCTACGACAAGACACAGTGACATTATGGCACCAGCCAGTGCCTCGACCGAACGAACCCGTGCATCTCGTTGTGATCACGCATGGATTGCACTCAAACACGGGAGCTGACATGCTTTAtctgaaggagaagattgacgagGCTGCGCTACAAACGGGAGAAAACGTCATTGTGAGAGGTTACCATGGAAACGCCGCCAAGACCGAGCGGGGAGTTCGATACCTGGGTCGAAGAGTGGCCAAACATATAATGGAAGAGCTGGTGACCAAGGACACTGCCAAAATCTCCTTTATTGGCCACTCTCTAGGAGGTCTCATCATGATCTACGCCATTGCATACATTCGATCCCATGACCACACGTTTTTCGATCGAATCAAACCACACCATCTGATTACGTTAGCCTCTCCCCTGCTGGGAGTCAGCAATGAGAACCCAGCTTATGTGCGGCTAGCACTGGACATTGGTTTTATTGGCAGAACAGGTCAGGATCTTGGTCTTACAAAAAAGCCGCTCCCCGGATACAAGCCTCTGCTGAGAATGCTGCCTACAGGACACACACACGAAGTGCTCAAACAGTTCCAGACTCGAACAGTGTACGCCAACGCCCTTAACGATGGTATTGTGCCACTACGAACATCCGCATTACTCTATCTGGACTGGAAGGGTCTGAGTAAGGTTGCGTCAGCCAAAAAGGGTGATGACAATGGATCTAACGATAGGGACCGAGGGGGccctggaggagatggaggagacaagGGAAGTAGTAACGAGAAAGATAAGGAGAAGGATTCCAGTGATACTGGTAAACCCACGGGTGATATCAACGCCACTTCTGCTGAAGAGGCCAAGGTCTACGATGAGGCTTCCAAACAGGCTGCTCGCGATCCACAGGCAGGGGAGATCCCTAACTCTTGAAGACAGCCAGCAGGCAGTCAACAGACCCAGGAGGTTCCTGCTGGGAAAGGGCATTTTCCATGGAATCCAGGCTGCCATGTCTCTTATGATCCCTCACGGACACAGAAAGAAACCCTCTAAGATCTACTTGCGGTCTCAGACGAAAATGTCtgacgatgaggacgagggAAATATGTCTGACTCTACGATGAGACCTCCTCCCAAGAGCTCCGTGATCGAGTCAGCTGCCTCTGTTCTGGCCATGCCTCTTCCCTCTCATAAGTTCATCTGTGACCCCGAATCGCGTGCTGAGACTATCATTCACGACCGTGTCTATTATGAGTCCGATCTTCCTCCCCGTCGGTTCAAAAAGCAAAAGTCGCTCAATTGTATCAGCGATGGAGGCGACAAGCATCTGGTGGAAAAGGCAAAGATGGAGGAGCGTATCGCCCGAGAGTATCACCACGAAATGTCGTGGCGAAAGGTGCTATGTCGACTCGAACCTGATGCTCACAACAACATCGTGGTGCGACGAAGATTTGCTAACGCGTTCGGCTGGCCCGTGATTGATCATCTTGTCAAAACACACTTTATTGATAACCAGCCCCATCCCGCCAAGGCACccaagcagaaggagcagccTGCTGTTCTCGGTGTTCCCTCTGTTTTTACAGGCAAgttctctcctcctctttcGGAGGTTAACTCCTCTACAGCATTGCCATTGCATCTGCCCGGGGAGGTTGCCGAGCCTGCCTTTTTTGAAATTTCGCGACCCGGGACTCCTGGGAGTCCTCGCAGCAAAAACAGTCACTCGTCAGAGTCCATCTATTCGGTGGGACAATGGCACAGACACCTAGAGGCTGAGAGTGAGACTGAGGGAGAAGACGGTCTGATCAACAACGCCAACAACCTTCTTGACGGCGTGAGAGAGTGGGATGCTCAGAAGATACTCCCTGCCTCGGTCTACAACTCTCTCTACAACACTACCAAGCAGGTTGcccctccacctcctgcTCCCTTGGAACAGGACACTATTGAAGACCGGTTTAATGAGATGACTCTTGGTACATCCACGTTATAGGGCAATGGACAAGGACCACCAGTGCATATATGTACGAATCAGCTTAATCATTAACAACAATGCATTCTCTCTGACCCTTATAAGTACCgccggtactgtactgtacttggatgtacatactgaCTTACAAGCGTAATtacggtactgtactgtactgtgtgTATTCAATGTTAACGTTCACATTATTAAAAGTCTGTTCACGTATGAGTTTCTTCTGTTTGACTCTGGGGCCACTTCTATCATTCGCGTGCCTTAGACTGATGGCTATataattactgtatgtgAAAGAAAGAACCTAAACTGTGTGATATATTAGGGAACAAGGTCCCCTGCCTTGAACAACGTATCACTCGTTCGATTGttgcttgtacttggcctACATATCCGGCCGACCGTTATGCGCGTCTGCAGACGCACATATCGGGACCTCGGCTGATTAATGGCGTTGGTGATAGTAAGAAtgaaagagagagagagatagAGAGAGAGTCGCCTGTTATTATATCTGACTTGGTACTCTCTTCGTGGATTGTCGTTTTGTTTTTCAGCATATACTGCAATTTCGTGTCCACAGCAGCCAGGTTCTAAAGGTGCCTCCTACCCATCGACTTAAACTCACAACATAGTGTTTCATTTaagcctcctcctgttataataaaaaaaagtaaGCCA from Yarrowia lipolytica chromosome 1D, complete sequence encodes:
- a CDS encoding uncharacterized protein (Compare to YALI0D27324g, similar to Saccharomyces cerevisiae BCP1 (YDR361C); ancestral locus Anc_5.418, similar to uniprot|O74907 Schizosaccharomyces pombe Hypothetical) produces the protein MPKRAAEDQKHPAETSSEDEYDESYLEEDSYAPDSPDDPTMEDDEEVPDTIDVDFEYFDFNKDIDYHAIGNLLRQLLDSDSTSFNLSELSDMILEQESCGTTIKTDGKESDPFAILTVINMSKHKDNKKGVIAALIDYFVARTQDLPELHKQMRKLLGPSSTSKVGLIISERLINMPVQVVPPMYKMLLDETKDQDFDYFLVLSKTFTEAETSVDEEDERPSKKNKKGPGYKPETYYFHPEDEVIQEKSTQYGSYAFKKASQEADSKRAFQEYGIFPQGHLMLFKAKDLEAIVAKMEVEFAP
- a CDS encoding uncharacterized protein (Compare to YALI0D27346g, similar to uniprot|P40968 Saccharomyces cerevisiae YDR364c), which gives rise to MALLNAAPQADESPEEAQLVHKPAQRSTLADNTPTGHAQKEAFDASTFRQQHQDFKSTGVALDPSIATQGQLVHNQHVGGDNTQNNRPLKRHKKGEVGVLEGKKAYKGPWAAYDDEESTSEEEEEDDSVNDVEDNTNVVIADAETEPETVKESSILHVKGKDYLGRSFMHIPQDLGIKLTRDPGESEWHVPTRKAHTYTGHTGGVNALRLFPKAGHLLLSCGNDSKIKLWDVYHKRELIRTYSGHSRAVKDISFNNDGTRFLSASYDKSVKLWDTESGECLAQFSTGKIPNAVKFNPNNNNEFLAAMADRKIIHWDITTKETIQTYDHHLGPVNTITFVDENRRFMTTSDDKTVRVWDLQINVPIKYIADPAQHSMPSVQIHPSGNHVAAQSMDNQIVVFAAKDRFRQNRKKTFTGASSAGYAIEVNFSADGKYLMSGDTGGNAYFWDWKTCKLKSSFKAHDSALRCIAAHPQESSKLVTAGRGSEIKLWE